Proteins encoded within one genomic window of Bacteroides sedimenti:
- a CDS encoding glycosyltransferase family 2 protein, with amino-acid sequence MSYAPILLFVYNRPLHTRKVIKSLQQNCLAKDSELFIYSDAAKTVEDELAVEDVRKEIHSISGFAGVTIIERGNNWGLARNIIDGVTTRVKEYGKVIVLEDDLVVAPHFLRFMNDALEMYKDEPKVGHIQACEFFEDPSLPDTFLIKWTGSWGWATWERAWELFNPNGEALLKELEERKLTKAFDFNNAYRFTRMLRRQIAGKNNSWAIRWNASLFLKDVLSLNVGKSLVQNVGFDGTGTNCGGGGLYSSTLHQEKLPVVKIEPIEENKMARKAVENYYRRTNSFYAKAMRRIKRTLRGDFGA; translated from the coding sequence ATGAGTTACGCACCTATTCTTTTATTTGTTTATAACCGCCCCCTGCATACACGGAAGGTAATCAAGTCTCTGCAACAGAACTGTCTGGCAAAAGATAGCGAGCTCTTTATCTATTCTGATGCGGCCAAAACTGTGGAGGATGAACTGGCTGTGGAGGATGTGCGCAAAGAGATTCATTCCATCAGCGGATTTGCAGGAGTCACCATTATTGAGCGAGGAAATAATTGGGGACTGGCAAGAAACATCATCGACGGAGTAACTACACGGGTAAAGGAATACGGAAAAGTAATCGTCTTGGAAGACGACCTGGTGGTGGCACCGCACTTTCTACGCTTTATGAACGATGCGCTTGAAATGTATAAGGACGAACCAAAGGTAGGACACATACAGGCTTGCGAATTCTTTGAAGACCCCTCACTGCCGGATACTTTCCTGATTAAATGGACCGGAAGCTGGGGATGGGCCACCTGGGAAAGAGCCTGGGAACTCTTCAACCCCAACGGGGAAGCATTGCTCAAGGAGCTGGAAGAGCGCAAACTGACAAAGGCATTCGATTTCAACAATGCTTACCGCTTTACCCGCATGCTGCGCCGACAGATTGCCGGAAAAAACAACTCGTGGGCCATCCGCTGGAACGCCAGTCTGTTCCTGAAAGATGTCCTTTCGCTGAATGTAGGAAAGTCTTTGGTGCAGAACGTGGGATTCGACGGTACCGGAACCAACTGCGGCGGAGGCGGACTCTATTCATCCACACTCCACCAGGAAAAGCTGCCGGTGGTAAAGATTGAACCTATCGAGGAGAACAAGATGGCCCGAAAGGCTGTTGAGAACTATTACAGAAGAACAAACTCCTTCTATGCAAAAGCCATGAGAAGGATAAAAAGAACGTTGAGAGGCGACTTCGGGGCATAG